One window of the uncultured Treponema sp. genome contains the following:
- a CDS encoding SH3 domain-containing protein, which yields MKNKFFLFAFSLFMLIFSSCSGIIGYGVLLWNVGEKEIPDGTVVPVYLKSNISKVYVIGVPETKEKIEVPLWKLSAPESKSKALKRAQKYSEYKGKYAFCILDGLPIRAEKVNTSKQVYRLRKNEVIRTLYKGKGVSPTNGGVPLPGEWLHVLTDNGTEGWCFSYNLRLFEMNLDGTYGIGSEVVEAQKADETLEKILSTAWYPEYYRAMISKKQIDLDYVVPGYGFDSGYVSGTTKISLPNLNVSFPYSEFEKADNGDYKAKDSPIEIVPRNSKFIIVKYTDEGGKPKTYNFVSLDGNVKIEEIVSAEKNRRQGLYKSIQTLGPDFKSGNYGTLSFNDGNIFRWNGFSKLVPSVISSGSKGSGIVEMKYFLDGTLKSSWDGVATFHFENASREVNFLYKKEVNGLRLAYANIIEKYDDSFGRKYSSVSLPANSMVLFFQK from the coding sequence ATGAAAAATAAATTCTTTCTTTTTGCATTTTCATTGTTCATGCTGATTTTTTCTTCATGCTCTGGAATCATTGGCTACGGAGTTCTTTTATGGAATGTCGGCGAAAAAGAAATTCCAGACGGAACAGTTGTTCCTGTTTATTTAAAGTCAAATATTTCCAAAGTTTATGTAATCGGAGTTCCTGAAACAAAAGAAAAAATTGAAGTTCCTCTGTGGAAACTTTCTGCTCCTGAATCGAAATCAAAGGCGTTGAAGCGCGCTCAAAAATATTCTGAATATAAAGGAAAATATGCTTTTTGCATTTTGGACGGACTTCCAATCCGCGCGGAAAAAGTGAACACTTCAAAGCAAGTTTACCGCCTGCGCAAAAATGAAGTTATCCGCACGCTTTATAAAGGAAAGGGCGTTTCTCCAACAAACGGCGGCGTTCCTCTTCCTGGCGAATGGCTTCATGTTCTTACTGACAACGGAACTGAAGGCTGGTGCTTTAGCTACAATCTTAGGCTTTTTGAAATGAACTTGGACGGAACTTACGGAATCGGCTCGGAAGTTGTTGAAGCTCAAAAAGCCGATGAGACTCTTGAAAAAATTCTTTCGACTGCTTGGTATCCTGAATATTACAGAGCCATGATTTCAAAAAAGCAGATTGACTTGGATTATGTTGTTCCGGGCTACGGATTTGATTCAGGCTATGTTTCCGGCACTACAAAAATCAGCCTTCCGAATTTAAATGTAAGTTTTCCGTACTCTGAATTTGAAAAAGCTGACAACGGAGACTACAAGGCAAAAGATTCTCCAATTGAAATTGTTCCGCGGAATTCAAAATTCATAATTGTAAAATACACAGACGAAGGCGGAAAACCAAAGACTTACAATTTTGTTTCGCTTGATGGAAATGTAAAAATCGAAGAAATCGTTTCTGCGGAAAAAAACAGGCGACAAGGACTTTATAAATCTATTCAGACTCTTGGACCGGATTTTAAAAGCGGAAACTACGGAACACTTTCTTTCAACGATGGAAATATTTTCAGATGGAATGGATTTTCTAAGCTTGTTCCGTCTGTAATTTCTTCAGGCTCAAAAGGTTCTGGAATTGTTGAAATGAAATATTTTCTTGACGGAACTCTTAAGTCTTCTTGGGACGGAGTTGCAACATTCCATTTTGAAAATGCCAGCCGTGAAGTCAACTTCCTTTATAAAAAAGAAGTCAACGGACTTAGGCTTGCTTATGCGAATATAATTGAAAAATACGACGATAGTTTTGGAAGAAAATATTCTTCAGTTTCACTTCCTGCGAATTCTATGGTTTTGTTTTTTCAAAAATAA
- the pepF gene encoding oligoendopeptidase F has translation MKDETIPLRKDVPAEYKWDLTQLYKTDDEWEADFKKIPSLVKNFASFKGRLAESSSIFLEALKADEALDRQIEKVYHYASLNNEADQGDSTAQEKYSRVMMAYTAACSETSFFTPELLAIPDEKINSWIEQPEFKDYKIYIQKALHAKPHILSEKEERIMALQSESGQTTSNVFSLLNDVDMNFGTVEVEGKQLPLTHSTWSDFEENQDRKIRKEAYEKFYGVFESHANTLAALYSGSVKNDIFHARARGYNSSLEAALYGDKVPVSVYKNLIETVHKNLDTLHRYYEIRRKVLGVEELRHYDVYVPLVKSVKSKISYDESVEIVRNALAVLGSEYTDTLCGGLKGGWVDRFENKGKNSGAFSSGCYEGYPYILLNYKDTSLRDVYTMAHEGGHSMHSWYSVRNNPFMSYEYTIFEAEVASTFNEELVFEYLLKNAKDHEMKKYLLSMRANDILATLHRQTMFAEFELKCHEAVENNEPLSTEAIRSIYRKLLEQYFGPAMKFEKSSDMEGLRIPHFYNAFYVYKYSTGISAALALAKRVVNGGKQEHDDYFKFLKSGGSRYPIESLKVAGVNMESTEPVQAALDTFKELVDQLEKELL, from the coding sequence ATGAAAGACGAAACAATTCCATTAAGAAAAGACGTTCCGGCGGAATACAAATGGGACCTTACACAGCTTTATAAAACAGACGATGAATGGGAAGCGGATTTTAAAAAAATTCCTTCGCTTGTAAAAAATTTTGCATCATTTAAAGGAAGACTGGCGGAAAGCAGCAGCATTTTTCTTGAAGCCTTAAAAGCAGATGAAGCTCTCGACCGTCAAATTGAAAAAGTCTATCACTACGCAAGCCTTAACAACGAGGCTGACCAAGGAGACAGCACCGCGCAGGAAAAATACAGCCGCGTAATGATGGCATACACAGCAGCTTGTTCTGAAACAAGTTTTTTTACGCCGGAGCTTCTTGCAATTCCAGATGAAAAAATAAATTCCTGGATAGAGCAGCCGGAATTTAAAGACTACAAAATCTACATTCAAAAAGCACTTCATGCCAAGCCGCATATTTTAAGCGAAAAAGAAGAACGCATAATGGCTCTTCAGTCTGAATCAGGGCAGACAACCTCAAATGTCTTTTCACTTTTAAATGACGTTGATATGAACTTTGGAACAGTAGAAGTTGAAGGAAAACAGCTTCCGCTCACACATAGCACTTGGAGCGACTTTGAAGAAAATCAGGACAGAAAAATCCGCAAGGAAGCTTATGAAAAATTCTACGGAGTATTTGAAAGCCACGCAAACACTCTTGCAGCTTTATATTCAGGCTCTGTAAAAAACGACATTTTTCATGCACGGGCGCGCGGCTACAATTCATCTTTGGAAGCAGCTCTTTACGGCGACAAAGTTCCGGTAAGCGTTTACAAAAATCTTATAGAAACAGTTCACAAAAATCTCGACACCCTGCACAGGTATTACGAAATCCGCAGAAAAGTTCTCGGAGTTGAAGAACTTCGGCACTATGATGTTTATGTTCCGCTAGTAAAATCTGTAAAGTCAAAAATTTCTTATGACGAGTCTGTTGAAATTGTAAGAAACGCGCTTGCAGTTTTGGGAAGCGAATACACAGACACTCTTTGCGGCGGACTAAAAGGCGGCTGGGTTGACCGTTTTGAAAACAAAGGAAAAAATTCCGGAGCATTTTCAAGCGGCTGCTACGAAGGCTATCCTTACATTCTTTTAAATTACAAAGACACTTCATTGCGCGACGTTTACACAATGGCGCATGAGGGCGGACATTCAATGCATTCCTGGTACAGCGTCCGCAACAATCCGTTCATGTCTTATGAATACACAATCTTTGAAGCCGAAGTTGCGTCCACATTCAATGAAGAGCTTGTATTCGAGTATCTTCTTAAAAATGCAAAAGACCACGAAATGAAAAAATATCTTTTGTCTATGCGCGCGAACGATATTCTTGCAACTTTGCACCGCCAGACAATGTTTGCAGAATTCGAGCTGAAATGCCATGAAGCTGTAGAAAACAACGAGCCTTTAAGCACAGAAGCAATCCGCAGTATTTACAGAAAACTTTTGGAGCAGTACTTCGGACCTGCAATGAAATTTGAAAAATCCAGCGACATGGAAGGTCTTCGCATTCCGCATTTCTATAACGCATTCTATGTCTACAAATATTCAACAGGAATTTCCGCAGCCCTTGCGCTCGCAAAAAGAGTTGTCAACGGAGGAAAGCAAGAACATGATGACTACTTCAAATTCTTAAAGTCCGGCGGATCAAGATACCCAATTGAAAGTTTGAAAGTCGCAGGCGTAAATATGGAAAGCACAGAACCAGTTCAAGCGGCTCTTGACACATTCAAAGAGCTTGTTGATCAGTTAGAAAAAGAACTTCTGTAA
- a CDS encoding FlgD immunoglobulin-like domain containing protein, protein MKRTTRKIFTAFALCSALSFSSELFAEPGIVYISPNNDGIQDTLEVPLKIREKRYVKEWSFVITDEAGNVVRTIGNKISLPSKFTFKTFFKTLITPKRGVDIPSIIVWNGFLDDGSLAQDGTYYYQFTASDDNGNTATTSKLPVVVDNTPPEINLAKLEGADKIFGEGNKAVLKIRQSGSAEKLWTAKITDAQGNLVRSYKWEDSSPLEIEWNGTNESKSIMPDGIYNYEISSTDLAGNTSEQARISNIIFSAEKPETAVSINGSRYFAPSPKGSVAVARKTINFSVAIPSPSASVNSLTDWQISIVGKDDDKVYYSKSGKTNPPSSFLFDGKNNSGANLADGEYRAKITAKYLNGYEPAAVYSPVFVLDNEAPKAAVSLPANTVFNGKNKFQISQQQVAEPAYTGKKTWTGKIVDENNNAVKNFDFDTVLPASVEWDGLDDKGQFAKDGKYKYVLEVSELAGNSNLMESKEFVLDTSKTELALSVSPAAFSPNGDGIQDKVILTPVAKASSGIDSYELKIFNGTAVKTFKGSGKIPSSFIWDGLADDGTRCADGTYSAVIKTVANSGTEAEAASQKFVLDTVAPSIKISAPYTVFSPDGISSRQTIPVKVEDCSVETKWNAEIKNAKNQVVKTFAWNNSKALDFAWDGTDDSGNKAANGSYSLAVSSKDAAGNSGSTTIAGISLDARPVTGFVTAEYKGISPNADGILDAQKFDIKVSLAEGISSWKFDIVDSANSVVKTFSSNDSENLPAAITWAGDTSDEKIAEGTFTGKLHVEYAKGNVVDAASSSFICTAIPPALSVRTAPKYFSPDNDGNDDDLFIELGCQTIAGLKNWNFTIKDRNGKSFWKTSGKSSITKRIIWDGRGNNGEIVQSAEDYPFEFTAYDELGMSSTAQGVINVDVLVVRDGDKLKMQIPSIIFRSNEADFGVRTVDANGKIIKAGITQAQADNNARVLKRVSEILKKFKDYKVTIVGHANRISDNSAEETEEGIWGKALISLSEQRAEFVKSNLVKLGINSSRLSVEGKGGTEPVADRKDTNVNWKNRRVEFILEK, encoded by the coding sequence ATGAAAAGAACGACTAGAAAAATTTTTACGGCATTTGCACTTTGCTCTGCGCTCAGTTTTTCTTCTGAACTTTTTGCCGAGCCTGGCATTGTTTATATTTCACCGAACAACGACGGAATTCAGGACACGCTTGAAGTTCCTTTGAAAATCCGCGAAAAACGCTATGTGAAAGAATGGAGTTTTGTAATTACCGATGAAGCTGGAAATGTTGTGCGCACAATCGGAAACAAAATTTCGCTTCCTTCAAAATTCACTTTTAAAACTTTTTTCAAGACATTGATAACTCCAAAGCGCGGCGTTGATATTCCTTCAATAATTGTCTGGAACGGATTTTTGGATGACGGTTCGTTGGCGCAGGACGGAACTTATTATTATCAGTTTACGGCTTCTGATGACAATGGAAATACTGCAACAACTTCAAAGCTGCCGGTTGTTGTTGACAATACTCCTCCGGAAATCAATCTTGCAAAACTTGAAGGCGCTGATAAAATTTTTGGTGAAGGAAACAAGGCTGTGTTGAAAATCAGGCAGTCAGGTTCAGCTGAAAAACTGTGGACTGCCAAAATAACAGATGCCCAGGGAAATCTTGTCCGCTCATACAAATGGGAAGACTCTTCGCCGCTTGAAATTGAATGGAACGGAACAAACGAAAGCAAGTCAATTATGCCGGATGGAATTTATAACTATGAAATTTCTTCGACTGACTTGGCAGGAAACACTTCTGAGCAAGCAAGAATTTCAAATATAATTTTTTCTGCTGAAAAACCTGAAACCGCAGTTTCAATAAACGGCTCAAGATATTTTGCTCCGTCTCCAAAAGGAAGCGTGGCTGTTGCAAGAAAGACAATTAATTTTTCAGTTGCAATTCCTTCTCCTTCTGCAAGTGTGAACTCGCTTACTGACTGGCAGATTTCCATTGTAGGAAAAGACGATGATAAAGTTTATTATTCAAAATCTGGAAAAACAAATCCGCCTTCTTCATTCTTGTTTGATGGAAAAAATAATTCGGGTGCAAATTTAGCTGATGGAGAATACCGTGCAAAAATAACCGCAAAGTACTTGAATGGCTATGAGCCTGCGGCTGTTTATTCTCCTGTTTTTGTTCTTGACAATGAAGCTCCAAAAGCGGCTGTTTCTCTTCCGGCGAATACAGTCTTCAATGGAAAAAATAAATTCCAGATTTCGCAGCAGCAAGTTGCGGAGCCAGCCTACACTGGAAAAAAAACTTGGACAGGAAAAATTGTTGATGAAAATAATAATGCTGTAAAGAATTTTGACTTTGACACAGTTCTTCCTGCTTCCGTTGAATGGGACGGACTTGATGACAAAGGGCAATTTGCAAAAGACGGAAAATATAAATATGTTCTTGAAGTTTCTGAACTTGCAGGAAACAGCAATTTGATGGAATCAAAAGAATTTGTTCTTGACACAAGCAAAACTGAACTTGCGCTTTCTGTAAGTCCGGCTGCATTTTCACCGAACGGGGACGGAATTCAGGACAAAGTTATTTTGACTCCAGTTGCAAAAGCTTCTAGCGGAATCGATTCTTATGAGCTTAAGATTTTCAATGGAACTGCTGTAAAAACTTTTAAAGGTTCTGGAAAAATTCCTTCTTCATTTATTTGGGACGGACTTGCTGATGATGGAACAAGGTGCGCAGATGGAACTTATTCTGCTGTTATAAAAACAGTTGCAAACAGCGGAACAGAAGCGGAAGCTGCAAGTCAGAAATTTGTCCTTGACACAGTTGCGCCTTCAATAAAAATTTCTGCGCCTTATACAGTTTTCTCTCCAGACGGAATTTCAAGTCGGCAGACAATTCCTGTAAAAGTTGAAGACTGCTCTGTTGAAACAAAATGGAATGCTGAAATTAAAAATGCGAAAAATCAGGTTGTAAAAACTTTTGCCTGGAATAATTCTAAGGCTTTGGATTTTGCATGGGATGGAACAGACGACAGCGGAAACAAAGCGGCAAATGGAAGTTATTCGCTTGCAGTTTCTTCAAAGGATGCGGCAGGAAATTCTGGAAGCACAACGATTGCAGGAATTTCTTTGGACGCGCGTCCTGTAACAGGATTTGTTACTGCTGAATACAAAGGCATTTCTCCTAATGCCGACGGAATTCTTGATGCCCAGAAATTCGATATAAAAGTTTCTCTTGCTGAAGGAATTTCTTCATGGAAATTTGACATTGTTGATTCGGCTAATTCAGTTGTAAAAACTTTCTCTAGCAATGACAGCGAAAATCTTCCGGCTGCAATTACTTGGGCAGGCGACACATCGGATGAAAAAATCGCGGAAGGAACATTTACTGGAAAGCTTCATGTTGAGTATGCAAAGGGAAATGTTGTGGACGCGGCTTCTTCAAGCTTTATCTGCACGGCAATTCCGCCTGCGCTTTCTGTTAGAACTGCTCCAAAATATTTCAGCCCGGATAACGACGGCAACGATGACGACTTGTTCATTGAGCTTGGATGCCAGACAATTGCTGGACTTAAAAATTGGAACTTTACAATCAAAGACAGAAACGGAAAATCATTCTGGAAGACAAGCGGAAAATCTTCAATTACAAAAAGAATCATTTGGGACGGCCGCGGAAACAATGGCGAAATTGTTCAGTCTGCGGAAGATTATCCGTTTGAATTTACAGCTTACGATGAACTCGGAATGTCAAGCACTGCGCAAGGTGTTATAAATGTTGATGTTCTTGTTGTCCGCGATGGCGACAAACTCAAAATGCAAATTCCTTCGATTATTTTTAGAAGTAATGAAGCTGACTTTGGCGTAAGAACTGTTGATGCGAATGGAAAAATTATTAAGGCTGGAATTACGCAGGCGCAGGCTGACAACAATGCTCGTGTTCTAAAGCGCGTTTCTGAAATTCTTAAAAAGTTCAAGGATTACAAAGTTACTATTGTTGGACACGCAAATAGAATTTCTGACAACTCTGCGGAAGAAACTGAAGAAGGCATTTGGGGCAAGGCGTTGATTTCTCTTTCTGAACAGCGCGCGGAATTTGTTAAGAGTAATCTTGTAAAATTAGGAATTAATTCTTCTCGTCTTTCTGTTGAAGGAAAAGGCGGAACAGAACCAGTTGCAGACCGCAAGGATACAAATGTGAACTGGAAAAACCGCCGTGTAGAATTTATTCTTGAAAAGTAA
- the ispH gene encoding 4-hydroxy-3-methylbut-2-enyl diphosphate reductase, whose protein sequence is MKVVRAKVLGFCMGVRRAVETASAALENSEKNGQKKVFTLGPLIHNPLVMDSLEKKGAQILEPSSLEKAKSDSVVVIRAHGTTPQVVSALENQGAEILDATCPRVHLSQKRAAEWAKKGFLVVIAGDKNHGEVVSISGYAENHAVVVESAEEALKIEIPEKTVLIAQTTFSPVEFEKIASALKRKNPSVQIFNSICSATMERQNALKELEGKVEAILVIGGKNSANTRRLFETASLICGKTALIEDASEIPDEIFSLQIVGLTAGASTPDFVIDEVERALLRGK, encoded by the coding sequence TTGAAAGTTGTTCGTGCCAAAGTTCTTGGATTTTGCATGGGAGTCCGGCGTGCTGTTGAAACTGCTTCCGCTGCTCTTGAAAATTCAGAAAAAAATGGACAGAAAAAAGTTTTTACTCTTGGACCTTTGATTCACAATCCGCTTGTTATGGATTCGCTTGAAAAAAAAGGCGCGCAGATTCTTGAGCCTTCTTCTCTTGAAAAAGCGAAAAGCGATTCGGTTGTTGTAATCCGTGCGCATGGAACTACGCCGCAAGTTGTGTCTGCTCTTGAAAATCAGGGTGCGGAAATTCTTGATGCGACTTGCCCAAGAGTTCACCTTAGCCAGAAGAGAGCGGCTGAATGGGCAAAGAAAGGTTTTCTTGTTGTGATTGCGGGCGACAAAAATCATGGCGAAGTTGTAAGCATTTCGGGCTATGCGGAAAATCATGCTGTTGTTGTGGAAAGCGCGGAGGAAGCTTTAAAAATTGAAATTCCTGAAAAAACAGTTTTGATTGCGCAGACGACATTTAGTCCTGTTGAGTTTGAAAAAATTGCTTCGGCTTTAAAGCGGAAAAATCCTTCAGTCCAAATTTTCAATTCTATATGCTCGGCGACAATGGAGCGGCAAAACGCATTGAAAGAACTTGAAGGCAAAGTGGAAGCGATTCTTGTTATTGGCGGAAAAAATTCCGCAAACACACGCAGGCTTTTTGAAACGGCTTCTTTAATCTGCGGAAAAACTGCGCTCATAGAAGATGCTTCTGAAATTCCTGATGAAATTTTTTCTTTACAAATTGTCGGACTTACTGCCGGAGCAAGCACTCCTGATTTTGTTATAGATGAAGTTGAGCGCGCTTTGCTTCGCGGCAAATAA
- the secF gene encoding protein translocase subunit SecF encodes MKTVKKFSKAFPACAVLSSVLILFGIAGFFIRGINFGIDFVPGLLEEVRIGPAAIEISYNGSANISVGTSSTALELVITGTGAENETKVFSYAQNPSIKDIAASLSEVDGLSVSVKGAENVSSYGIYLDSSSTSRLSADAPVLLYVSDASTNVSIDDVRSALASEGVEVKELGDDSNRSFQIRAAISKNDTSSDSLQAGIIGSLKEKFGESNVAIIKTDFVGSGFSSSNAIKSVILAVVTLLAIWIYCAIRFHWDFAAGAIIGLLHDCLIMFSFISWTQVEFSATSFAAVLTIFGYSINATIVILDRVRENISLIQTKNFNDILNASISETLSRSIITTVTTMFASVALLIFTSGSIKDFAIVLTVGLVSGCYSSMLIVPGFVSFMRRNWEPGEFANHVRPHNNKNVLSFKSAQNV; translated from the coding sequence ATGAAAACAGTAAAAAAATTCAGTAAAGCATTTCCTGCCTGCGCTGTTTTAAGTTCAGTTTTGATTCTTTTTGGAATCGCAGGATTTTTTATCCGCGGAATAAATTTCGGCATTGACTTTGTGCCTGGTCTTTTGGAAGAAGTCCGCATTGGTCCGGCTGCTATTGAAATTTCCTACAACGGCTCTGCAAATATAAGCGTTGGAACTTCAAGCACTGCACTGGAACTTGTTATAACAGGAACTGGGGCGGAAAACGAAACTAAAGTTTTTTCTTATGCGCAGAATCCTTCTATAAAAGACATTGCGGCTTCTCTTTCGGAAGTTGACGGACTTTCAGTTTCTGTAAAAGGCGCTGAAAATGTAAGTTCTTACGGAATTTATTTGGACAGCTCTTCAACTTCTCGACTTTCCGCAGATGCTCCTGTTTTGCTTTATGTTTCAGATGCGTCAACAAATGTTTCTATTGATGACGTTCGCTCGGCTCTTGCTTCTGAAGGCGTTGAAGTAAAGGAACTTGGAGACGATTCAAACAGAAGTTTCCAGATTCGCGCAGCAATTTCAAAGAATGACACTTCATCTGATTCTCTTCAGGCAGGAATTATCGGTTCGCTCAAGGAAAAATTCGGCGAAAGCAATGTTGCGATTATTAAAACTGACTTTGTAGGCTCAGGATTTTCTAGCAGCAATGCAATCAAATCTGTTATTCTTGCAGTTGTAACTTTGCTTGCAATCTGGATTTACTGCGCAATAAGATTCCACTGGGACTTTGCGGCTGGCGCGATAATCGGTCTTTTGCATGACTGTCTTATAATGTTCTCGTTCATTTCCTGGACACAGGTTGAATTTTCTGCGACAAGCTTTGCGGCGGTTCTTACGATTTTTGGTTACTCAATCAATGCCACAATCGTTATTTTGGATCGCGTGCGCGAAAATATCAGCTTGATTCAGACAAAGAACTTTAACGATATTTTGAATGCTTCAATTTCTGAAACATTGTCGCGCTCAATTATCACAACTGTAACAACGATGTTCGCTTCTGTTGCGCTTCTTATTTTTACTTCTGGAAGCATAAAGGACTTTGCGATTGTTCTTACAGTCGGTCTTGTTTCTGGATGTTATTCTTCTATGCTCATTGTTCCGGGTTTTGTATCTTTTATGCGCCGCAACTGGGAGCCGGGAGAATTTGCGAACCACGTAAGGCCGCATAACAACAAAAATGTTCTTTCGTTTAAGTCAGCACAGAATGTTTAA
- the secD gene encoding protein translocase subunit SecD, which yields MSKKSRLFMIIAVLAVCFAFLWPSISWYVRTPKEDKVLALSSLENIKSYSSFRANSEVRKLVDAVKANSEVPVPEDSQWLVKQAKKNFKAAGEKAPATILLKDALNSFDSKSELASFIEGIYRKKILKTKDYYKNSVKLGLDLSGGMNVIVKADLDSVIAKQGDTVVDTGTLKADIMAQAVETLTSRIDRFGLSSPTIRQQGEDRIYIELPGSAEADQINSIIQGRGILNFRLVDNEATSNFNAYYYNNPDTTFDIRGNLVDPSIIPDDCEVLGYYTTDAYGLDQREGYLVVKKEVALDGKHIKSADVGAEELTGRPAVTFSLDAEGAEIFGKFTGEHVGENLCIISDNKIKSNATINTAITGGNVQITGFGQREAQNLRKVLQTAWLDVPLSVESQQVIGASLGEQAIRQGLLAVAVGLLSIMVFMLIWYKGSGINACVSQVLNLYIMFSILSAFNLTITLPTVAGMILTIGMATDANVIIFERIKEERRLGKDRASSVSAGFDNAFWAIMDSNITTFIAAIFMTQLGSGAVQGFAVSLAIGVVSTVFTALVVSRLIFDFQTEVLKVKNISIGWGIK from the coding sequence ATGAGTAAGAAAAGCCGGCTTTTTATGATTATTGCAGTGCTGGCTGTTTGCTTTGCCTTTTTGTGGCCGTCAATCAGCTGGTATGTACGCACTCCAAAAGAGGACAAGGTTCTTGCCTTGAGTTCTTTGGAAAATATAAAAAGTTATTCAAGTTTCAGGGCTAATTCTGAAGTTAGAAAATTAGTTGATGCTGTAAAAGCAAATTCAGAAGTTCCAGTTCCAGAAGACAGCCAGTGGCTTGTAAAACAGGCAAAGAAGAATTTCAAGGCTGCCGGAGAAAAAGCTCCTGCCACAATTCTTTTGAAAGACGCTTTGAATTCTTTTGATTCAAAATCAGAGCTTGCTTCTTTTATCGAAGGAATTTATAGAAAAAAGATTCTTAAGACAAAAGATTATTATAAGAATTCTGTAAAGCTTGGTCTTGACCTTTCAGGCGGAATGAACGTGATTGTAAAGGCTGACCTTGACTCTGTTATTGCAAAGCAGGGCGATACTGTTGTGGACACAGGAACTTTAAAGGCTGACATAATGGCTCAGGCTGTTGAAACTTTGACAAGCCGCATTGACCGCTTTGGCTTGAGTTCTCCAACAATCAGACAGCAGGGCGAAGACAGAATTTACATTGAGCTTCCTGGTTCTGCAGAAGCTGACCAGATTAACTCGATAATTCAGGGACGCGGAATTTTGAATTTCCGACTTGTTGACAATGAAGCTACTTCAAATTTCAACGCTTATTATTACAACAATCCTGACACAACTTTTGACATAAGAGGAAATCTTGTTGACCCTTCAATCATTCCTGATGACTGCGAAGTTTTGGGATACTACACAACGGACGCTTACGGACTTGATCAGCGCGAAGGCTATCTTGTTGTAAAAAAAGAAGTTGCTCTTGATGGAAAGCACATAAAATCTGCTGATGTCGGCGCGGAAGAACTTACAGGACGTCCTGCGGTTACATTCTCTCTTGATGCTGAAGGCGCTGAAATCTTTGGAAAATTCACTGGCGAGCACGTTGGCGAAAATCTCTGCATTATCAGCGATAATAAAATCAAGTCAAATGCTACTATAAATACTGCCATTACAGGCGGAAACGTTCAGATTACAGGATTCGGACAGCGTGAAGCCCAGAACTTGCGCAAGGTTTTGCAGACGGCTTGGCTTGATGTTCCGCTTAGCGTAGAAAGCCAGCAGGTAATTGGAGCTTCTTTGGGAGAACAGGCAATCCGCCAGGGACTTTTGGCAGTTGCAGTTGGTCTTCTTTCAATTATGGTTTTCATGCTTATATGGTACAAAGGTTCTGGAATAAACGCCTGTGTTTCTCAGGTTTTGAACCTTTATATCATGTTCAGTATTTTGAGCGCATTTAATCTTACAATCACTTTGCCGACTGTTGCTGGTATGATTCTTACAATCGGAATGGCAACTGATGCGAACGTTATTATCTTTGAGCGCATAAAAGAAGAACGCCGCCTTGGAAAAGACAGAGCTTCTAGTGTAAGCGCGGGATTTGACAACGCATTCTGGGCAATCATGGACTCAAATATCACAACATTTATCGCCGCAATCTTTATGACGCAGCTTGGAAGCGGTGCCGTTCAGGGATTTGCAGTGAGCCTTGCGATTGGTGTAGTTTCAACTGTATTTACAGCTTTGGTTGTTTCTCGCCTTATATTTGATTTCCAGACAGAAGTCTTAAAAGTAAAGAATATCAGCATTGGCTGGGGGATTAAATAA
- the yajC gene encoding preprotein translocase subunit YajC, translating into MLFNSLLLQAADPAAMGGGFGMFLPLILIIGIMYFFMIRPQNKKQKELQKMLDALQKGDKVITIGGIHGTVSSVKKDLNVVTIRVDENTKIEFNRSAIATVVSDKPAEKAEEKKGKKQKEEPKASAENKEPAASEEKKDE; encoded by the coding sequence ATGTTGTTTAATTCACTTTTGTTACAGGCAGCTGATCCTGCGGCTATGGGCGGCGGATTTGGAATGTTTTTGCCTCTCATTCTCATCATAGGAATCATGTACTTTTTTATGATTCGTCCGCAGAACAAAAAGCAGAAAGAGCTTCAGAAAATGCTTGATGCGCTTCAGAAGGGCGACAAAGTAATTACAATCGGAGGAATCCACGGAACTGTCAGCTCTGTAAAAAAAGATTTAAATGTCGTTACAATAAGAGTTGATGAAAATACAAAAATAGAATTCAACCGCTCTGCAATTGCAACTGTTGTTTCTGACAAGCCTGCTGAAAAAGCTGAAGAAAAGAAAGGAAAAAAGCAGAAAGAAGAGCCAAAAGCTAGCGCGGAAAACAAAGAGCCTGCTGCTTCAGAGGAAAAGAAAGATGAGTAA